A genomic region of Acidobacteriota bacterium contains the following coding sequences:
- a CDS encoding redoxin domain-containing protein, with the protein MKKRLINYLIGFFVLFILIQSGLLIYQNNKLKSQIKTLKTSAPHLLIEENAPQIKAIDLNGKEENINFSTINKKILFFIFSPSCVPCEKNFVFWQRLNLKLKEKVHAMAIIIGELDDVKLLKQAKKIRFPLYIPKEKDKFISNYRISNFSQTILIDEKGKIQWIKAGNLDGDDYNRIKELALR; encoded by the coding sequence ATGAAAAAAAGATTAATAAATTATCTAATTGGTTTTTTTGTGTTGTTTATTTTAATTCAATCTGGATTGTTAATTTATCAAAATAATAAACTGAAATCCCAAATAAAAACTCTAAAAACCTCTGCTCCTCATCTTTTAATAGAAGAAAATGCTCCTCAAATAAAAGCTATTGATTTAAATGGGAAAGAAGAAAATATTAATTTTAGCACTATAAATAAAAAAATCTTATTTTTTATTTTCTCTCCTTCATGTGTTCCTTGTGAGAAAAATTTTGTATTCTGGCAAAGATTAAATCTTAAGTTAAAAGAAAAAGTTCATGCAATGGCTATTATAATTGGTGAATTAGATGATGTAAAACTTCTTAAACAAGCAAAGAAAATTCGATTTCCTCTCTACATTCCTAAAGAAAAAGACAAATTCATTTCAAATTATAGGATTTCTAATTTTTCACAGACAATTCTAATAGATGAAAAAGGAAAAATTCAATGGATAAAAGCAGGTAATTTAGATGGTGATGATTATAACAGAATAAAAGAATTGGCATTAAGATGA